One genomic window of Desulfovibrio legallii includes the following:
- a CDS encoding YitT family protein has product MKLYTHNVARARAVWWNLLWLTLGSLLMALCIQGVAAPHGFLAGGVMGLALLTSYWSDTLTPLIWYALLCTPVYLLGWFAVGRRFLLYTAYGTLCTTLFGFCINFTIPLQTELYAAVVGGVLHGTAGGMMLRTLGSGGGTDVIAVALKDRWNVPIGQFNFAFNCLLFLTAAAHMPLDTIVASMIMMFISSQTLEYVLGMFNRYKLVMVISDHGEEVSEGILVSERFGVTLMRGKGAYSGADREILVTVTNNVALKRLENLVYSIDPHALFIVENTFYVAGGQFARRGR; this is encoded by the coding sequence ATGAAACTCTATACCCATAACGTCGCGCGGGCCCGGGCCGTCTGGTGGAACCTGCTCTGGCTCACCCTGGGCTCGCTGCTCATGGCCCTCTGCATTCAGGGCGTGGCCGCGCCCCACGGCTTTCTGGCCGGGGGCGTCATGGGCCTCGCCCTGCTTACCAGCTACTGGTCCGACACGCTCACCCCCCTGATCTGGTACGCCCTGCTCTGCACGCCGGTCTACCTGCTGGGCTGGTTCGCCGTGGGCCGCCGCTTTCTGCTCTACACAGCCTACGGCACACTCTGCACCACCCTGTTCGGCTTCTGCATCAATTTCACCATTCCCCTGCAGACGGAGCTCTACGCTGCGGTGGTGGGCGGCGTGCTGCACGGCACGGCGGGCGGCATGATGCTGCGCACCCTGGGCAGCGGCGGCGGCACGGACGTCATCGCCGTGGCCCTCAAAGACCGCTGGAACGTGCCCATCGGCCAGTTCAACTTTGCCTTCAACTGCCTGCTCTTTCTTACGGCGGCCGCGCACATGCCCCTGGACACCATTGTGGCTTCCATGATCATGATGTTCATCTCGTCCCAGACGCTGGAATATGTGCTGGGCATGTTCAACCGCTACAAGCTGGTCATGGTCATTTCCGATCACGGCGAGGAAGTGAGCGAAGGCATTCTGGTTTCGGAGCGCTTCGGCGTGACCCTCATGCGCGGCAAGGGGGCCTATTCCGGCGCGGACCGCGAAATTCTGGTCACCGTCACCAACAATGTGGCCCTCAAGCGGCTGGAAAATCTGGTCTACAGCATCGACCCCCACGCCCTGTTCATTGTGGAAAACACCTTCTATGTGGCCGGCGGGCAGTTTGCCCGCCGGGGCCGCTGA
- a CDS encoding sulfite exporter TauE/SafE family protein, producing MLLSLLAYLGCGAIAGILAGLLGVGGGLVLVPMMLAIFPTVGVPPQYVQQMALGTSLASIMITSVSSARAHNKRGAVHWDIFKAITPGILVGTFGGGLVATHLPTMFLKVFFICFLLVVAVQMLSNYRPPASRDMPGPLGTACVGGGIGLVSSFVGIGGGTLSVPFMTFCNVPLHHAVGTSAAIGFPIAVAGALGYIVGGWGRPDLPAASIGFVNLWALVGIASASFCTAPLGARLSHALPAAQLKKGFACFLILVAVKMAWGLL from the coding sequence ATGCTGCTTTCACTGCTGGCCTATCTTGGCTGTGGGGCTATTGCCGGCATTCTGGCCGGACTTCTGGGCGTGGGCGGCGGCCTTGTGCTGGTGCCCATGATGCTCGCCATCTTTCCCACTGTGGGCGTGCCGCCCCAGTATGTGCAGCAGATGGCCCTGGGCACTTCGCTGGCCAGCATCATGATCACCTCCGTCTCCAGCGCGCGCGCGCACAACAAACGCGGGGCCGTGCACTGGGATATCTTTAAGGCCATCACCCCCGGCATCCTGGTGGGCACCTTCGGCGGCGGCCTGGTGGCCACCCACCTGCCCACCATGTTTCTGAAGGTTTTCTTCATCTGCTTTCTGCTGGTGGTGGCCGTGCAGATGCTCTCCAACTACCGGCCCCCGGCCAGCCGCGACATGCCCGGTCCCCTGGGCACGGCCTGCGTGGGCGGCGGCATCGGGCTCGTCTCCAGCTTTGTGGGCATTGGCGGGGGCACGCTTTCCGTGCCGTTCATGACCTTCTGCAACGTGCCCCTGCACCACGCGGTGGGCACTTCGGCGGCCATCGGCTTTCCCATTGCCGTGGCCGGCGCCCTGGGCTATATCGTGGGCGGCTGGGGCCGGCCGGATCTGCCCGCCGCCAGCATCGGCTTTGTCAACCTCTGGGCCCTGGTGGGCATAGCCTCGGCCAGCTTCTGCACCGCGCCCCTGGGCGCGCGCCTTTCCCACGCCCTGCCCGCCGCCCAGCTCAAAAAAGGCTTTGCCTGCTTTCTTATCCTTGTAGCCGTCAAAATGGCCTGGGGGCTGCTGTAA
- a CDS encoding aspartate carbamoyltransferase catalytic subunit: MHSTDTYQWPHKDLLDVTQLSREDAFHLLDLAASFQEINRRPVKKVPTLKGKTVVLFFVENSTRTRTSFDVAGKRLSADTYSLAKTGSSLNKGESLKDTGLTLQAMGPDVIVIRHPSSGAARFLAELLPCGVVNGGDGWHAHPTQALLDCFSLRAAWEGRFEGRTLLILGDIAHSRVARSNVHLLHMLGVKLRLCAPRTLLPAGVEHWPVEVCCDLARAVRDVDAVMCLRLQLERQQAGLLPDLAEYSRRFCLGARHLELALPGAKVLHPGPMNRGLEIADDVADAPASLVLDQVAAGVATRMAVLYLLATRRDGGRA, encoded by the coding sequence ATGCACAGCACAGATACCTACCAATGGCCCCACAAGGACTTGCTGGACGTCACCCAGCTCAGCCGGGAGGATGCCTTCCACCTGCTGGACCTGGCCGCCAGCTTTCAGGAGATCAACCGCCGGCCCGTCAAGAAGGTGCCCACCCTCAAGGGCAAGACCGTGGTGCTGTTTTTTGTGGAAAACAGCACCCGCACCCGCACCTCCTTTGACGTGGCGGGCAAGCGCCTTTCAGCGGACACCTATTCCCTGGCCAAGACCGGCTCCAGCCTCAACAAGGGCGAAAGCCTCAAGGATACGGGCCTGACCCTGCAGGCCATGGGGCCGGACGTCATTGTCATCCGCCACCCCAGCAGCGGCGCGGCGCGCTTTCTGGCGGAGCTTCTGCCCTGCGGCGTGGTCAACGGCGGCGATGGCTGGCACGCCCATCCCACCCAGGCTCTGCTGGACTGCTTCAGCCTGCGGGCGGCCTGGGAAGGCCGGTTTGAAGGCCGCACGCTCCTGATTCTGGGCGATATCGCCCACAGCCGGGTGGCCCGCTCCAACGTGCACCTGCTGCACATGCTGGGGGTGAAGCTGCGGCTCTGCGCGCCGCGCACCCTCTTGCCCGCAGGCGTGGAGCACTGGCCCGTGGAGGTTTGCTGCGACCTTGCCCGCGCCGTGCGCGACGTGGACGCGGTCATGTGCCTGCGCCTGCAGCTGGAGCGGCAGCAGGCGGGGCTTTTGCCCGACCTGGCGGAATATTCCCGGCGTTTCTGCCTGGGCGCGCGGCACCTTGAGCTGGCCCTGCCCGGCGCGAAAGTGCTGCACCCCGGCCCCATGAACCGGGGGCTGGAAATCGCCGACGACGTGGCCGACGCCCCGGCAAGCCTGGTGCTGGACCAGGTGGCCGCCGGCGTGGCCACGCGCATGGCGGTGCTCTATTTGCTGGCCACGCGCCGCGACGGAGGACGCGCATGA
- a CDS encoding dihydroorotase has product MKLCIQNARHLEAPVDLLTADGKILTMTPAGHCPPPEDCEIFDAHGLTLMPSMTDAHTHLREPGYEYKEDIASGLEAAARGGFGTVMCMANTRPVNDTASVTAHMLERARQSHPHGPRLCPVAAASVGLKGEELTPLAELKAAGCVAVSNDGRPLESAEIVRRIMEYAADLDLILIDHCEDPHLARGWRMHEGATSGLLGVKGQPAAGEAVQAARDIMLAEYLGVPVHIAHVSAALTVDVIAWGKARGVPVTAETCPHYLLLDETALEGYNTLAKVSPPLRTAEDRAALRRAVKDGLIDILATDHAPHAAHEKEGTLDEALCGFTGLDLALSLTWELVREGALTEADLQRLWCRRPAEIFHLPWNGFAPGDPADFFLLDPAAVWIPGRETMYSKSLNTPFLGRELHGRVVHHWLGGRRLF; this is encoded by the coding sequence ATGAAACTCTGCATCCAAAACGCCCGCCACCTGGAAGCCCCGGTGGACCTGCTGACGGCAGACGGCAAAATCCTGACCATGACCCCGGCGGGGCACTGCCCGCCGCCCGAAGACTGCGAGATTTTCGACGCCCACGGCCTGACCCTCATGCCCAGCATGACGGACGCGCACACCCATCTGCGCGAACCGGGCTACGAATATAAGGAAGACATTGCCTCCGGGCTGGAAGCCGCGGCGCGCGGCGGCTTCGGCACGGTCATGTGCATGGCCAACACCAGGCCGGTCAACGATACGGCCAGCGTCACCGCCCACATGCTGGAGCGCGCCCGCCAGAGCCACCCCCACGGCCCGCGCCTCTGCCCTGTGGCCGCCGCCAGCGTGGGCCTTAAAGGCGAGGAGCTGACCCCCCTGGCCGAGCTCAAGGCCGCGGGCTGCGTGGCCGTGTCCAACGACGGCAGACCCTTGGAAAGCGCCGAAATTGTCCGCCGGATCATGGAATATGCGGCAGACCTTGACCTTATCCTCATCGACCACTGCGAAGACCCGCACCTGGCCCGCGGCTGGCGCATGCACGAGGGCGCGACCAGCGGGCTGCTGGGCGTCAAGGGTCAGCCTGCCGCGGGCGAGGCCGTGCAGGCCGCGCGGGACATTATGCTGGCCGAGTATCTGGGCGTGCCCGTGCACATCGCCCACGTTTCCGCCGCGCTCACCGTGGACGTCATTGCCTGGGGCAAGGCGCGCGGGGTGCCTGTGACGGCCGAAACCTGCCCCCACTACCTGCTGTTGGACGAAACGGCCCTTGAAGGCTACAATACGCTGGCCAAGGTAAGCCCGCCCCTGCGCACGGCCGAGGACCGCGCGGCCCTGCGCCGCGCCGTCAAGGACGGCCTTATCGACATCCTGGCCACGGACCACGCCCCCCACGCCGCCCATGAAAAAGAAGGCACCCTGGACGAGGCCCTCTGCGGCTTCACGGGCCTGGACCTGGCCCTGAGCCTGACCTGGGAGCTGGTGCGCGAAGGCGCGCTGACCGAAGCCGACCTCCAGCGCCTGTGGTGCCGACGGCCGGCGGAAATTTTCCACCTGCCTTGGAACGGCTTCGCCCCCGGCGACCCGGCGGACTTCTTTCTGCTGGATCCGGCGGCCGTCTGGATCCCCGGCAGGGAGACCATGTATTCCAAAAGCCTGAACACGCCCTTCCTGGGGCGCGAGCTGCACGGGCGCGTCGTCCACCATTGGCTGGGAGGCAGGCGGCTGTTCTGA
- a CDS encoding NAD-dependent succinate-semialdehyde dehydrogenase — protein MQNFLHDMGLFREQCLINGAWRGADSGKVLRVDNPADGSLLGQAPDCGAAETRQAVEAAQAAFPAWKARTPQERGALLRAWGQAIEDNLEDLARLLTLEEGKPLAEARGEIRQGASYFPWYAEEIRRCAGEVTPVFRAGVQALTRREPVGVAAAITPWNFPMSMLPRKVAPALAAGCTMVVKPASATPYSALALAELAQRVGLPAGVLNVLTGGARAIGGEITANPLVRKLSFTGSTAVGKELAAQCGPTLKRLSMELGGNAPFIVFADADLERAVPTALACKFRNAGQTCICANRFLVERSAYEAFAQGLLAKVRALRVGNGLDPHTDMGPLINADAVAHTDALVRDALDKGAQLLAGGKPHSLGGNFYEPTLLTGLTPQMRIFREEIFGPVAALMPFDAEEEAVALANDTEYGLASYVCTNNMPRIWRLFRDLQYGMAGVNDAALAAAETPFGGTKNSGLGREGGREGLLEYMETRYLLLGGLEG, from the coding sequence ATGCAAAACTTTCTGCACGATATGGGGCTCTTTCGCGAGCAGTGCCTGATCAACGGCGCATGGCGCGGGGCCGACAGCGGCAAGGTTCTGCGCGTGGACAACCCGGCCGACGGCAGCCTGCTGGGCCAGGCGCCCGACTGCGGCGCGGCCGAAACGCGCCAGGCCGTCGAGGCGGCCCAGGCCGCCTTTCCCGCCTGGAAGGCCAGAACGCCGCAGGAGCGCGGGGCGCTCTTGCGCGCCTGGGGCCAGGCCATTGAGGATAACCTGGAGGATCTGGCCCGCCTGCTCACCCTGGAGGAAGGCAAACCCCTGGCCGAAGCCAGGGGCGAAATCCGCCAGGGGGCGTCCTACTTCCCCTGGTACGCCGAGGAAATCCGCCGCTGCGCGGGCGAGGTGACGCCCGTGTTCCGCGCGGGCGTCCAGGCCCTGACCCGGCGCGAGCCCGTGGGCGTGGCCGCGGCCATCACGCCCTGGAACTTCCCCATGTCCATGCTGCCGCGCAAGGTGGCCCCGGCCCTGGCCGCGGGCTGCACCATGGTGGTCAAGCCCGCCAGCGCCACGCCCTACAGCGCCCTGGCCCTGGCCGAGCTGGCCCAGCGCGTAGGCCTGCCCGCGGGCGTGCTCAACGTGCTTACGGGCGGGGCCAGGGCCATCGGCGGCGAAATCACCGCCAATCCCCTGGTGCGCAAGCTGAGCTTTACCGGCTCCACAGCCGTCGGCAAGGAGCTGGCCGCCCAGTGCGGCCCCACCCTCAAGCGTCTTTCCATGGAGCTGGGCGGCAACGCGCCCTTCATCGTCTTTGCGGATGCGGACCTGGAGCGCGCCGTGCCCACGGCCCTGGCCTGCAAATTCCGCAACGCGGGGCAGACCTGCATCTGCGCCAACCGTTTTCTGGTGGAGCGGTCCGCGTACGAGGCCTTTGCCCAGGGCCTGCTCGCCAAGGTGCGCGCCCTGCGCGTGGGCAACGGCCTTGACCCTCATACGGACATGGGCCCCCTTATCAATGCCGACGCCGTGGCCCATACCGACGCCCTGGTGCGCGACGCCCTGGATAAAGGCGCGCAGCTCCTGGCCGGCGGCAAGCCCCACAGCCTGGGGGGCAATTTTTACGAGCCTACCTTGCTCACGGGCCTCACCCCGCAGATGCGCATCTTCCGCGAGGAAATTTTCGGCCCCGTGGCGGCGCTCATGCCCTTTGACGCCGAAGAGGAAGCCGTGGCCTTGGCCAATGATACGGAATACGGCCTGGCTTCCTACGTCTGCACCAACAACATGCCCCGGATCTGGCGGCTGTTCCGAGATCTTCAGTACGGCATGGCGGGCGTTAACGACGCCGCCCTGGCCGCGGCGGAAACGCCCTTCGGCGGCACCAAGAACAGCGGCCTGGGCCGCGAAGGCGGCCGCGAAGGCCTGCTGGAATATATGGAAACCCGCTACCTGCTGCTGGGCGGCCTGGAAGGATAG
- the amrB gene encoding AmmeMemoRadiSam system protein B, with product MPLRQPVAAGRFYPDDPEALRAALRACLTPKELPDPAGARPHGAGSRLVGVMLPHAGYVYSGRVAGAVLAGPWGAGTVGAALPRRCIVLCPNHTGRGHPLGVWPDGAWRTPLGDVPVDAGLAAALCGRGGFAPDTDCHLGEHAIEVLLPFLQYLPAPAANAAPGMSAVSGADAAPPSQARAIVPVCVGVRRPEVLRAAGLALGAALLVAQAEDDPVGLIVSSDMNHYEDQQTTLQKDGLALQQTLACDPDALLTTVEQSRCSMCGAAPMAVALYALRALGEPWAELAAYDTSASATGDAAQVVGYAGLRFGVQ from the coding sequence ATGCCTTTGCGTCAACCCGTGGCTGCGGGCCGGTTTTATCCCGATGATCCCGAAGCCCTGCGCGCGGCCCTGCGGGCCTGCCTTACGCCCAAAGAACTGCCCGATCCCGCCGGGGCGCGCCCGCACGGGGCTGGTTCCCGCCTGGTGGGCGTCATGCTGCCCCACGCGGGCTATGTTTACAGCGGCCGGGTGGCCGGAGCCGTGCTGGCCGGTCCCTGGGGCGCGGGCACGGTGGGCGCGGCCCTGCCGCGCCGCTGCATTGTGCTTTGCCCCAACCATACCGGCCGGGGACACCCCCTGGGCGTCTGGCCTGACGGCGCCTGGCGCACCCCCCTGGGCGACGTGCCCGTGGACGCGGGCCTGGCGGCGGCGCTCTGCGGCCGCGGCGGCTTTGCCCCGGATACGGACTGCCATCTGGGCGAACACGCCATCGAAGTCCTCCTGCCCTTTCTGCAATATCTGCCCGCGCCCGCAGCGAACGCCGCACCCGGCATGAGTGCCGTTTCCGGGGCGGACGCGGCACCGCCCTCGCAGGCCCGCGCCATTGTGCCCGTATGTGTGGGCGTCCGGCGGCCCGAAGTCCTGCGCGCCGCAGGCCTGGCCTTGGGCGCGGCCCTGCTCGTTGCCCAGGCCGAGGACGACCCCGTGGGGCTCATCGTCAGCTCGGACATGAACCACTACGAAGACCAGCAGACCACCCTGCAAAAAGATGGCCTGGCCCTGCAGCAGACCCTGGCCTGCGACCCCGACGCCCTGCTGACCACCGTGGAGCAGAGCCGCTGCAGCATGTGCGGGGCGGCCCCCATGGCCGTGGCCCTCTACGCCCTGCGCGCCCTGGGCGAACCCTGGGCTGAGCTGGCCGCCTACGACACCTCGGCCAGCGCCACGGGCGACGCCGCCCAGGTGGTGGGCTACGCAGGCCTGCGCTTCGGCGTGCAGTAG
- a CDS encoding FAD-binding and (Fe-S)-binding domain-containing protein, with amino-acid sequence MLPSPYKEFKTELSAFIPKARIHTDPLRLLAYGTDASVYRLTPKLVVDVLDEAEVMELLGLAHRLQVPVTFRAAGTSLSGQAVTDSVLVRIGKGWRNWRVGEKAEKITLQPGIIGSGANKILAEFGKKIGPDPASIDSCFIGGIFANNASGMCCGTADNSYKTVLSTRMILADGALLDTADAKSRAAFARSHGHILAGLAALREKTLADQALAERIRRKFKIKNTTGYSLNALVDFEDPFEILQHVMVGSEGTLGFIAEVTYRTVEEAPFKASALLLLPTVKDACDLASAVARLPVASAELMDRASLRSVEGTPGLPEGLETLDDQVCSLLVETRAPNQEGLNANIAAINEAFKDVHFVRPYAFTDKPEEYGKLWRIRKGILASVGGMRPVGTSIVIEDVAFTLDRLGEAATDLQALFARHGYSVAPLFGHARDGNLHFVFWQDFGAPAEVARYKAFMDDFSKLITEKYDGSLKAEHGTGRNVAPFVELEWGSTAYAIMKEIKNLLDPQGILNPGVLLNEDPQGHVKNLKPLTPADPLADKCMECGFCESVCPSRELTLTPRQRIAAYREICRLRAAEPKSPALKQLEKAYEYMGKATCATDSLCRPRCPAGVDTGVFIKSLRHKDAGACANKLANGIADHFAGTCRAMSFMLNSADGLHRLLGTTVMQNGARLLRCLSCKKIPLWNKDMPKGGRKLHLPAVPSPNPKKVVYFPSCIARNMGPGAEHADRRSEPEAVVSVLLKGGYDVILPKDMEKLCCGMAFASKGLTDAARKKEKELEAALKAASNNGEYPVLCETSPCLLHMKETLDPAIRFYEPVEFIMDNLMDALPLQKLPKTVALHATCSMRKMGLEGKLEALARKCAENVVVPEGIDCCGWAGDRGFTHPELNESALKSLRMQVSACEAGYSSSRTCQIGLSLHSGIPYYSIVFLVDEASK; translated from the coding sequence ATGCTCCCCTCGCCCTACAAAGAATTCAAGACGGAACTCTCGGCCTTTATCCCCAAGGCCCGCATCCATACCGACCCCTTGCGCCTGCTGGCCTACGGCACGGACGCCAGCGTCTATCGCCTGACCCCCAAGCTGGTGGTGGACGTGCTGGATGAGGCCGAAGTTATGGAGCTGCTGGGCCTGGCCCACCGGCTGCAGGTGCCCGTAACCTTCCGCGCGGCGGGCACCAGCCTTTCCGGTCAGGCCGTGACGGATTCCGTGCTGGTGCGCATCGGCAAGGGCTGGCGCAACTGGCGGGTGGGCGAAAAAGCGGAAAAAATCACCCTCCAGCCGGGCATCATCGGCTCCGGGGCCAACAAAATTCTGGCCGAGTTCGGCAAAAAAATCGGGCCGGACCCGGCCTCCATAGACAGCTGTTTTATCGGCGGCATTTTCGCCAACAACGCCAGCGGGATGTGCTGCGGCACGGCGGACAATTCCTACAAAACCGTACTCTCCACCCGCATGATCCTGGCCGACGGCGCGCTGCTGGATACGGCGGACGCCAAAAGCCGCGCGGCCTTTGCCCGCAGCCACGGCCACATCCTGGCGGGCCTTGCCGCCCTGCGCGAAAAAACCCTGGCCGACCAGGCCCTGGCCGAGCGCATCCGCCGCAAATTCAAGATCAAAAACACCACGGGCTACAGCCTCAACGCCCTGGTGGATTTTGAAGACCCCTTTGAAATCCTCCAGCACGTTATGGTGGGCTCCGAAGGCACCCTGGGCTTTATTGCCGAGGTGACCTACCGCACGGTGGAGGAAGCCCCCTTCAAAGCCTCGGCCCTGCTGCTCCTGCCCACGGTGAAGGACGCCTGCGACCTGGCCTCGGCCGTGGCGCGCCTGCCCGTTGCCTCCGCCGAGCTTATGGACCGCGCCTCTCTGCGCTCTGTAGAAGGCACGCCCGGCCTGCCCGAAGGCCTGGAAACCCTGGACGATCAGGTCTGCTCCCTGCTGGTGGAAACCCGCGCCCCCAACCAGGAGGGGCTGAACGCCAACATCGCCGCCATCAATGAGGCCTTCAAGGATGTGCATTTTGTGCGGCCCTACGCCTTCACGGACAAACCAGAGGAGTACGGCAAGCTCTGGCGCATCCGCAAAGGCATTCTGGCCTCGGTGGGCGGCATGCGGCCCGTGGGCACCTCCATCGTCATTGAGGACGTGGCCTTTACCCTGGACCGCCTGGGCGAAGCCGCCACAGACCTGCAGGCGCTTTTCGCCCGCCACGGCTACAGCGTGGCCCCGCTCTTCGGCCACGCCCGCGACGGCAACCTGCACTTCGTCTTCTGGCAGGACTTCGGCGCGCCCGCCGAAGTGGCCCGCTACAAGGCCTTTATGGACGACTTCAGCAAACTTATTACAGAAAAATACGACGGCTCCCTCAAGGCCGAGCACGGCACAGGCCGCAACGTGGCCCCCTTTGTGGAGCTGGAATGGGGCTCTACGGCCTACGCCATCATGAAGGAGATCAAAAACCTGCTGGACCCGCAGGGCATTCTCAACCCCGGCGTGCTGCTCAACGAAGACCCGCAAGGCCACGTCAAAAACCTCAAGCCCCTCACCCCGGCGGATCCCCTGGCGGACAAATGCATGGAATGCGGCTTCTGCGAATCGGTCTGTCCCTCGCGCGAGCTCACCCTCACCCCGCGCCAGCGCATCGCCGCCTACCGTGAAATCTGTCGTCTGCGCGCGGCGGAGCCCAAAAGCCCGGCCCTTAAGCAGCTGGAAAAAGCCTACGAATACATGGGCAAGGCCACCTGCGCCACGGATAGCCTCTGCCGCCCCCGCTGCCCCGCGGGCGTGGATACGGGCGTGTTCATCAAAAGCCTGCGCCACAAGGATGCGGGCGCGTGCGCCAACAAACTGGCCAACGGCATAGCCGACCACTTTGCCGGAACCTGCCGGGCCATGTCCTTCATGCTCAACAGCGCGGACGGCCTGCACCGCCTGCTGGGCACCACCGTCATGCAGAACGGCGCGCGCCTGCTGCGCTGCCTCAGCTGCAAAAAAATCCCCTTGTGGAACAAAGATATGCCCAAAGGCGGCCGCAAACTTCACCTGCCCGCCGTACCCTCCCCCAACCCCAAGAAGGTGGTCTACTTCCCCAGCTGCATTGCCCGCAACATGGGCCCCGGCGCGGAACACGCCGACCGCCGCAGCGAGCCGGAGGCCGTGGTGAGCGTGCTGCTCAAGGGCGGCTACGACGTCATCCTGCCCAAGGATATGGAAAAGCTCTGCTGCGGCATGGCCTTTGCCAGCAAGGGCCTTACCGACGCGGCCCGCAAAAAGGAAAAAGAGCTGGAAGCGGCGCTTAAGGCGGCCAGCAACAACGGGGAATACCCCGTGCTCTGCGAAACCAGCCCCTGCCTGCTGCACATGAAGGAAACCCTGGATCCGGCCATCCGCTTCTATGAACCGGTGGAATTCATCATGGACAACCTGATGGACGCCCTGCCCCTCCAAAAACTGCCCAAAACCGTGGCCCTGCACGCCACCTGCTCCATGCGCAAAATGGGCCTGGAAGGCAAGCTGGAAGCCCTGGCCAGAAAGTGCGCCGAAAACGTGGTAGTGCCCGAAGGCATAGATTGCTGCGGCTGGGCCGGAGACCGGGGCTTTACCCACCCGGAGCTCAACGAATCCGCCCTCAAAAGCCTGCGCATGCAGGTCAGCGCCTGCGAGGCCGGCTATTCCTCCAGCCGCACCTGCCAGATCGGTCTTTCCCTGCACAGCGGCATTCCGTACTACTCCATCGTCTTCCTGGTGGATGAGGCCAGCAAGTAA
- a CDS encoding GDSL-type esterase/lipase family protein, whose amino-acid sequence MILVCLGDSLTYGYGVPRPRVWPTLLGKLTGFDVRNAGINGDTTAGMLARLQADVLAQEADAVCLMGGFNDLALGAGPGAVRANIFALVQQCFHARVRPILGVPIPLHDPITFPLLGSVDMDQARTAYAALQPWLRTLAADFGLACLDFARGFAKHAAAAPTPQAALAALYSDGLHPSEAGHALMAQTAAPLLRI is encoded by the coding sequence ATGATTCTGGTCTGCCTGGGCGATAGCCTCACCTACGGCTACGGCGTGCCGCGCCCGCGCGTCTGGCCCACCCTGCTGGGCAAACTGACCGGCTTTGACGTGCGCAACGCCGGCATCAACGGCGACACCACCGCAGGCATGCTGGCCCGTCTCCAGGCCGACGTGCTGGCCCAGGAGGCCGACGCCGTCTGCCTTATGGGCGGCTTCAACGACCTGGCCCTGGGGGCCGGGCCCGGAGCCGTGCGGGCCAACATCTTCGCCCTGGTCCAACAGTGCTTCCACGCCCGCGTGCGCCCCATCCTGGGCGTGCCCATTCCCCTCCACGATCCCATAACCTTCCCCTTGCTCGGCAGCGTGGATATGGACCAGGCCCGCACGGCCTACGCGGCCCTCCAGCCCTGGCTGCGCACCCTGGCCGCAGATTTCGGCCTCGCCTGCCTGGACTTCGCCCGCGGCTTCGCCAAACACGCCGCAGCCGCGCCCACCCCCCAAGCCGCCCTGGCCGCCCTCTACAGCGACGGCCTCCACCCCTCCGAAGCGGGCCATGCCCTCATGGCCCAGACCGCCGCCCCCCTGCTGCGGATATGA